The Brassica oleracea var. oleracea cultivar TO1000 chromosome C6, BOL, whole genome shotgun sequence genome includes a region encoding these proteins:
- the LOC106300985 gene encoding probable polygalacturonase non-catalytic subunit JP650, with the protein MLKPLLLLQSFLFCLFNIVFVGGRLIGGGFSAEENPFTPKASLVRYWNKEISADKSLRSEFLISKASPLNAVDSATFAKLAAQNSLPTRLPDFCSAANLFCFPDLTPSLEKHDDNVKFSVYDQKNFTSYGNARAAGADSFKTYSKGNNGAIDTFRRYSRNAAGHEDKFTVYGERGNVDEKDFNSYGTFGAGGAGDFTNYQNDVNDPMSRFTAYSDGGTGRSQTFKTYTHDANAGNGQSFTSYSKKGNASPNEFASYGDSSNVIGSDFKNYGEEENAAKDTFTSYASGGNVPLNNFKNYGESVNAANDSFTNYGGGGGNVPQNNFKSYGVSGNGAVDTFANYRDKANVGDDSFSGYAKDSNSGTVKFTNYGQSYNPGSESFTGYGKGSEVHKISFKTYTPNSTFKDYAKNGVAFAKYNVSSIGDGKTVNKWIEPGKFFRESTLKEGTVIAMPDIKDKMPKRSFLPRSIVSKLPFSTSKLAEVKTIFHVGDNSSMEKIISDAVTECERPPSVGETKRCVGSAEDMIDFATSVLGRSVVLRTTESVAGSKQKVVIGKVNGINGGKLTKAVSCHQSLYPYLLYYCHSVPKVRVYEADLLELNSMTKINHGIAICHIDTSSWSPTHGAFLALGSKPGRIEVCHWIFENDMNWAIAD; encoded by the exons ATGCTCAAACCGTTGCTTCTTCTCCAATCCTTCTTGTTCTGTCTCTTCAAT ATTGTTTTCGTCGGAGGACGGTTAATTGGCGGCGGTTTCTCGGCAGAGGAGAATCCATTCACTCCCAAAGCATCTCTAGTTCGTTACTGGAACAAAGAGATCAGTGCCGACAAATCTCTAAGATCAGAGTTCCTAATCTCCAAGGCGTCACCGCTTAACGCCGTCGACTCAGCCACATTCGCCAAACTCGCCGCCCAAAACTCACTCCCAACCCGTCTCCCCGACTTCTGCTCCGCCGCCAACCTCTTCTGCTTCCCGGACCTGACCCCGAGCCTCGAGAAGCACGACGACAACGTCAAGTTCTCCGTCTACGACCAGAAAAACTTCACCAGCTACGGCAACGCACGCGCCGCCGGCGCAGACTCGTTCAAAACCTACTCAAAAGGCAACAACGGCGCCATCGACACTTTCCGGAGGTACAGCCGCAACGCGGCGGGCCACGAGGATAAGTTCACCGTCTACGGCGAGAGAGGCAACGTCGACGAGAAGGACTTCAACTCCTACGGAACCTTCGGAGCCGGCGGCGCCGGAGACTTCACTAACTACCAAAACGACGTTAACGACCCGATGAGTCGATTCACGGCGTATTCCGACGGCGGAACCGGAAGGTCCCAGACTTTCAAAACCTACACGCACGACGCCAACGCCGGCAACGGCCAATCGTTCACTAGCTACAGCAAAAAGGGAAACGCGTCGCCGAACGAGTTCGCCTCGTACGGCGACTCATCCAACGTGATCGGCTCTGATTTCAAGAACTACGGCGAGGAAGAAAACGCCGCCAAAGATACCTTCACCAGCTACGCGAGCGGCGGCAACGTACCGCTTAACAACTTCAAAAACTACGGCGAGTCCGTTAACGCCGCCAACGATTCCTTCACGAACTACGGAGGCGGCGGCGGGAATGTACCGCAGAACAACTTCAAAAGCTACGGCGTCTCCGGTAACGGCGCCGTCGACACTTTCGCGAATTACAGAGATAAAGCCAACGTCGGCGACGACTCGTTCTCCGGTTACGCGAAAGATTCGAATTCCGGTACGGTTAAATTCACAAATTACGGTCAGTCTTACAATCCTGGTTCGGAATCGTTCACCGGTTATGGGAAAGGGAGCGAAGTACACAAGATCAGTTTCAAAACGTACACACCGAACTCCACCTTCAAGGACTACGCTAAAAACGGCGTCGCTTTCGCCAAGTATAATGTGTCATCCATCGGGGATGGCAAAACCGTGAATAAGTGGATAGAGCCGGGTAAATTCTTTAGAGAGTCAACGCTTAAAGAAGGCACAGTGATTGCTATGCCTGACATTAAGGATAAAATGCCTAAAAGGTCGTTTTTGCCCCGGAGCATCGTCTCTAAGCTACCGTTCTCGACCTCCAAGCTCGCCGAGGTTAAGACGATCTTCCACGTCGGAGATAACTCGTCGATGGAGAAGATCATCTCCGACGCGGTGACGGAGTGCGAGAGGCCACCGAGCGTGGGAGAGACTAAACGCTGCGTTGGATCAGCGGAGGATATGATCGATTTCGCCACGTCGGTGCTTGGTCGTAGCGTGGTGCTACGAACGACGGAGAGTGTGGCGGGGTCAAAGCAAAAGGTGGTGATTGGGAAAGTCAACGGAATCAACGGTGGGAAGTTGACGAAAGCGGTTTCGTGTCATCAGAGTTTGTACCCGTATCTGTTGTATTACTGCCACTCGGTTCCTAAGGTTCGGGTCTACGAAGCGGATCTTCTTGAGTTGAATAGTATGACCAAGATCAACCATGGAATTGCCATCTGTCATATTGACACGTCATCATGGAGTCCCACACATGGAGCTTTCTTAGCTCTCGGGTCGAAACCGGGTCGGATTGAGGTTTGTCATTGGATATTTGAGAACGACATGAACTGGGCTATCGCCGATTAG
- the LOC106299081 gene encoding protein NUCLEAR FUSION DEFECTIVE 6, chloroplastic/mitochondrial-like, which yields MAANGVRRALHSSSSTGRILFSRSSSAPKLGKSAGFAFGNGSSSSRSSLRRLTSSRIPVELGAGMSLIPLHSVTASALLTSLLSLSNQSWGCLSEGFATTL from the exons ATGGCGGCGAACGGCGTGAGAAGAGCCCTTCACTCATCGTCATCCACGGGGAGAATACTCTTCAGTCGTTCATCTTCTGCTCCGAAACTCGGAAAATCCGCGGGATTCGCTTTCGGGAATGGATCATCTTCATCTCGCTCCTCACTTCGCAGGCTCACATCCTCCAG GATCCCAGTGGAGCTGGGTGCAGGGATGTCGCTTATACCTTTACACAGTGTTACTGCTTCAGCCTTGCTCACTTCGTTGTTGTCTCTCAGCAATCAAAGCTGGGGTTGCCTTTCAGAAG GATTTGCGACAACCCTATAA
- the LOC106298516 gene encoding uncharacterized protein LOC106298516: MDLILDEEKHMFALLEETYGVTETNTKKQLVRTNRGGGWRRVQRFMNDSEAQCYEILRMSKATFNSLCKILSEKYQLEDTCHVYLEESVAMFLEMVGQDLFVRALAERYQHSSDTVNRKIDEVLSSLLKLAADIVKPERDEFASASPILVDDPRYYPFFKDCIGALDGTHVPVRPPSGNVDPFRGRIGEPTMNVLAICNFSMKFIYAYVGVPGRAHDTKVLTYCAKEEASFPHPPVGKYYLVDSGYPTRTGYL, translated from the coding sequence ATGGATTTGATACTAGATGAGGAGAAACACATGTTTGCTCTTTTAGAAGAAACGTATGGAGTGACAGAAACAAATACTAAAAAACAGTTAGTGAGGACAAACCGAGGTGGAGGTTGGCGTCGAGTGCAACGTTTCATGAACGATTCCGAGGCACAGTGCTATGAGATTCTTCGCATGAGCAAAGCAACGTTTAATAGCTTATGTAAGATACTATCAGAGAAGTATCAGCTAGAAGATACTTGCCATGTTTACTTAGAGGAGAGTGTAGCAATGTTTTTAGAGATGGTTGGACAAGATTTATTCGTACGGGCTTTAGCTGAGAGATATCAACATTCATCTGACACAGTGAATAGGAAGATAGATGAGGTTTTAAGTTCTTTGTTGAAACTTGCAGCAGACATTGTGAAACCTGAAAGGGATGAGTTTGCAAGTGCTAGTCCTATTCTAGTAGATGATCCGCGATATTACCCTTTTTTTAAGGATTGCATAGGTGCTTTAGATGGAACTCATGTGCCGGTTCGTCCTCCTTCTGGGAATGTCGATCCATTCAGAGGTAGAATAGGAGAACCAACTATGAATGTCTTAGCTATATGTAATTTCAGCATGAAATTCATATATGCTTATGTTGGGGTTCCTGGGAGAGCACATGATACAAAAGTGTTGACATATTGTGCTAAGGAAGAAGCTTCTTTTCCTCATCCTCCAGTTGGAAAGTATTATCTAGTAGACTCTGGATACCCAACTAGAACTGGTTATTTATGA
- the LOC106298515 gene encoding uncharacterized protein LOC106298515: MTSIPGSDNLIWSDEQTRFFLQLRLDESLKGNIRKQMVNEAGRQVIMDKFYEAFGIKIPWRKFGIKYNTCKKQYDSFKKLTRNRTGLGFTSTGSINMSEDWWNERCKKWPGARKFKDKPVANMDLMEKVFGTVYISGGEGWSAQQGEDVLDTKYTDHDDEDDAESRCDVPTQEAVGNESRRGVPTQETDVASESRNVGPSSSRSKVNKKISRAVQAGQAVADVIRESVESRDKILSYKNHLIENHPEFSCSQLRAMEVLHSLSAVRMWSPLYKASINHLKEDAANRQTFLFYGDDENRVLYLEFATGESRDH; this comes from the exons ATGACATCCATCCCTGGATCTGAT AATCTTATATGGAGTGACGAGCAAACACGGTTCTTTCTTCAACTAAGACTTGATGAGAGTCTGAAAGGAAACATAAGAAAGCAGATGGTTAATGAGGCTGGAAGACAGGTGATCATGGATAAGTTCTATGAGGCATTTGGTATAAAAATTCCATGGAGAAAATTTGGGATAAAGTACAATACTTGCAAGAAGCAGTACGACTCTTTTAAGAAGTTGACTCGGAACAGAACGGGACTTGGTTTTACTTCAACTGGATCCATCAACATGAGTGAGGACTGGTGGAATGAGCGATGCAAG AAGTGGCCTGGTGCTAGAAAATTTAAAGACAAGCCGGTAGCAAACATGGATTTGATGGAGAAGGTATTTGGGACAGTTTATATTAGTGGAGGTGAAGGTTGGTCTGCTCAGCAAGGTGAAGATGTTTTAGACACAAAGTACACAGATCATGATGATGAAGATGATGCTGAATCAAGGTGTGATGTCCCTACTCAAGAAGCTGTTGGAAATGAATCAAGGCGTGGTGTCCCTACTCAAGAAACTGATGTCGCATCTGAATCAAGGAATGTTGGCCCCTCTTCTTCTAGGTCAAAGGTTAATAAAAAAATATCAAGGGCTGTACAAGCAGGACAAGCTGTGGCTGATGTGATTAGGGAGAGTGTTGAGTCTCGAGACAAGATTCTTTCCTACAAGAATCATCTAATAGAGAATCATCCCGAGTTTAGTTGTAGTCAACTTCGAGCCATGGAGGTTCTTCACTCCTTGTCTGCTGTAAGGATGTGGTCTCCTCTCTACAAAGCTTCAATTAACCACCTCAAAGAAGATGCTGCGAATCGTCAGACTTTCTTGTTTTATGGAGATGATGAGAACAGGGTTCTTTATTTGGAGTTTGCAACTGGTGAAAGCAGAGATCATTGA
- the LOC106296621 gene encoding uncharacterized protein LOC106296621 isoform X2 translates to MGREVLVVGILILLCSEFVSSAPSANSPAKIVSGFISNHGSSLMKWLWSLKSTSTKTTIATRSMVKFENGYTVETVFDGSKLGIEPYSIEVLPNGELLILDSENSNIYKISSSLSLYSRPRLVTGSPEGYAGHVDGRLRDARLNHPKGLTVDDRGNIYVADTVNNAIRKISEGGVTTIAGGKTARNGGHVDGPSEDAKFSNDFDVVYLGSSCSLLVIDRGNKAIREIQLHFDDCAYQYGSGFPLVLVAAGFFGYMLALLQRRVGSIVSSHDQEMFEADHDQKPSRPSLIPTGEEQQEKQDESFLVSLGNLASNAWVSVMEILRIKQSAATTNFQQYQTKQSSAAFSTTAPWPIQESFVVRDEDEPPPVEHKNQTLRKTYAFMSKDAEKMQQLRQSRAFYSSSWEPEFPNQQQQQQHRRHYSSIPHTHYEQNSEQTNEIVFGAVQEQSSKRAAKPKESGEQINNNNNTQQNLHYRAHSVSYPYGYYPYT, encoded by the exons ATGGGTAGAGAAGTTCTGGTTGTGGGTATTCTCATTCTCCTCTGTTCTGAGTTTGTATCTTCAGCTCCTTCAGCTAACTCTCCAGCAA AGATTGTAAGTGGGTTCATCTCAAATCACGGCTCTTCACTCATGAAATGGTTATGGTCACTCAAATCCACCTCCACCAAAACAA CAATTGCAACGAGATCGATGGTGAAATTCGAGAATGGGTATACAGTGGAGACGGTGTTCGACGGAAGCAAACTCGGTATCGAACCATATTCGATTGAGGTTCTGCCTAATGGCGAGCTGCTTATTCTTGACTCTGAGAACAGTAACATCTACAAGATCTCTTCCTCTCTTTCACTAT ATAGTAGGCCGAGACTAGTTACTGGCTCCCCTGAAGGATACGCAGGTCATGTTGATGGGAGATTACGTGACGCCAGGCTGAACCATCCTAAGGGACTTACGGTTGATGACAGAGGAAACATATATGTGGCTGATACAGTCAACAATGCTATCCGGAAGATAAGTGAAGGAG GAGTTACAACAATAGCTGGGGGCAAAACAGCTAGAAATGGAGGGCATGTGGATGGACCAAGCGAAGATGCAAAGTTCTCAAATGATTTTGATGTTGTGTATCTTGGAAGCAGTTGTTCCCTGCTTGTTATCGACCGTGGAAACAAAGCCATCAGAGAGATTCAGCTTCATTTCGACGACTGTGCTTATCAATATGGAAGCGGGTTCCCTCTTG TTCTCGTAGCTGCAGGTTTCTTTGGTTACATGCTGGCCCTGTTGCAGAGAAGAGTTGGTTCTATCGTCTCTTCTCATGATCAAGAAATGTTTGAAGCTGATCATGATCAAAAGCCATCTAGACCGTCTCTGATTCCAACTGGAGAGGAGCAGCAAGAAAAACAAGACGAAAGCTTCTTGGTTTCCCTTGGGAATCTCGCTTCGAATGCTTGGGTTTCTGTTATGGAGATCCTCAGAATAAAGCAGTCAGCAGCCACAACAAACTTTCAGCAGTACCAAACAAAGCAGTCTTCTGCTGCATTTAGCACAACAGCTCCATGGCCTATTCAAGAGAGCTTTGTGGTCAGAGACGAGGACGAACCTCCTCCTGTTGAGCACAAGAACCAAACTCTAAGAAAGACTTATGCTTTTATGTCTAAAGACGCGGAGAAAATGCAGCAGCTGCGTCAGAGCCGTGCATTCTACAGTAGCAGCTGGGAACCTGAGTTCCCAAATCAGCAGCAGCAGCAGCAGCATAGAAGGCATTACTCGTCGATCCCGCATACTCACTATGAGCAGAACAGTGAGCAGACTAATGAGATAGTCTTTGGGGCGGTCCAAGAACAGAGCAGCAAGCGTGCAGCTAAGCCTAAGGAGTCAGGAGAGCAGATTAATAACAATAATAATACTCAACAGAATCTTCACTACAGAGCTCATTCTGTTAGTTACCCATATGGATACTATCCATATACATGA
- the LOC106296621 gene encoding uncharacterized protein LOC106296621 isoform X1 has protein sequence MGREVLVVGILILLCSEFVSSAPSANSPAKIVSGFISNHGSSLMKWLWSLKSTSTKTTIATRSMVKFENGYTVETVFDGSKLGIEPYSIEVLPNGELLILDSENSNIYKISSSLSLYSRPRLVTGSPEGYAGHVDGRLRDARLNHPKGLTVDDRGNIYVADTVNNAIRKISEGGVTTIAGGKTARNGGHVDGPSEDAKFSNDFDVVYLGSSCSLLVIDRGNKAIREIQLHFDDCAYQYGSGFPLGIAVLVAAGFFGYMLALLQRRVGSIVSSHDQEMFEADHDQKPSRPSLIPTGEEQQEKQDESFLVSLGNLASNAWVSVMEILRIKQSAATTNFQQYQTKQSSAAFSTTAPWPIQESFVVRDEDEPPPVEHKNQTLRKTYAFMSKDAEKMQQLRQSRAFYSSSWEPEFPNQQQQQQHRRHYSSIPHTHYEQNSEQTNEIVFGAVQEQSSKRAAKPKESGEQINNNNNTQQNLHYRAHSVSYPYGYYPYT, from the exons ATGGGTAGAGAAGTTCTGGTTGTGGGTATTCTCATTCTCCTCTGTTCTGAGTTTGTATCTTCAGCTCCTTCAGCTAACTCTCCAGCAA AGATTGTAAGTGGGTTCATCTCAAATCACGGCTCTTCACTCATGAAATGGTTATGGTCACTCAAATCCACCTCCACCAAAACAA CAATTGCAACGAGATCGATGGTGAAATTCGAGAATGGGTATACAGTGGAGACGGTGTTCGACGGAAGCAAACTCGGTATCGAACCATATTCGATTGAGGTTCTGCCTAATGGCGAGCTGCTTATTCTTGACTCTGAGAACAGTAACATCTACAAGATCTCTTCCTCTCTTTCACTAT ATAGTAGGCCGAGACTAGTTACTGGCTCCCCTGAAGGATACGCAGGTCATGTTGATGGGAGATTACGTGACGCCAGGCTGAACCATCCTAAGGGACTTACGGTTGATGACAGAGGAAACATATATGTGGCTGATACAGTCAACAATGCTATCCGGAAGATAAGTGAAGGAG GAGTTACAACAATAGCTGGGGGCAAAACAGCTAGAAATGGAGGGCATGTGGATGGACCAAGCGAAGATGCAAAGTTCTCAAATGATTTTGATGTTGTGTATCTTGGAAGCAGTTGTTCCCTGCTTGTTATCGACCGTGGAAACAAAGCCATCAGAGAGATTCAGCTTCATTTCGACGACTGTGCTTATCAATATGGAAGCGGGTTCCCTCTTG GGATTGCAGTTCTCGTAGCTGCAGGTTTCTTTGGTTACATGCTGGCCCTGTTGCAGAGAAGAGTTGGTTCTATCGTCTCTTCTCATGATCAAGAAATGTTTGAAGCTGATCATGATCAAAAGCCATCTAGACCGTCTCTGATTCCAACTGGAGAGGAGCAGCAAGAAAAACAAGACGAAAGCTTCTTGGTTTCCCTTGGGAATCTCGCTTCGAATGCTTGGGTTTCTGTTATGGAGATCCTCAGAATAAAGCAGTCAGCAGCCACAACAAACTTTCAGCAGTACCAAACAAAGCAGTCTTCTGCTGCATTTAGCACAACAGCTCCATGGCCTATTCAAGAGAGCTTTGTGGTCAGAGACGAGGACGAACCTCCTCCTGTTGAGCACAAGAACCAAACTCTAAGAAAGACTTATGCTTTTATGTCTAAAGACGCGGAGAAAATGCAGCAGCTGCGTCAGAGCCGTGCATTCTACAGTAGCAGCTGGGAACCTGAGTTCCCAAATCAGCAGCAGCAGCAGCAGCATAGAAGGCATTACTCGTCGATCCCGCATACTCACTATGAGCAGAACAGTGAGCAGACTAATGAGATAGTCTTTGGGGCGGTCCAAGAACAGAGCAGCAAGCGTGCAGCTAAGCCTAAGGAGTCAGGAGAGCAGATTAATAACAATAATAATACTCAACAGAATCTTCACTACAGAGCTCATTCTGTTAGTTACCCATATGGATACTATCCATATACATGA
- the LOC106299371 gene encoding uncharacterized protein LOC106299371 produces MAESKSSKRMVKQTMGKKKNNKKGHESGSGSGLLRMKVRKLQILIPGGKRCNHPNLLLLKTVDYIVNLKLKLRLLKALSNSF; encoded by the coding sequence ATGGCGGAGTCAAAGAGCTCCAAGAGGATGGTGAAGCAGACGATGGGCAAGAAGAAGAACAACAAAAAGGGTCATGAGTCTGGATCCGGATCCGGTTTGCTTCGAATGAAGGTGAGGAAGCTCCAAATACTGATACCAGGTGGGAAAAGATGCAACCACCCGAATCTACTTTTATTGAAAACCGTTGACTATATTGTCAACTTGAAGTTGAAGCTTAGGCTCCTTAAAGCATTATCCAACTCTTTTTGA